In Paramisgurnus dabryanus chromosome 7, PD_genome_1.1, whole genome shotgun sequence, the following are encoded in one genomic region:
- the shroom2a gene encoding protein Shroom2 isoform X5, whose protein sequence is MKLVSLLNEMVQSELVCKEKPEPPTPVLTKDPSDPPTGHLKPALQFSDVGTRSEPAALTKNKSSVLVPHLDKYKCPEGTPPPFGTFQEVQSGSRGGVLASLSPVNSQSPAPVSAQVPWKSSKGPIREEELVPPPFPPPPPPVALPTQETTGLTQPTMEGQRSPSPQFAPQRLTDKPPVSVSIQDEAPGRMDRVTDEATSVKKVPIKIVHSESDTEKESRQFLDLPSDTLLSSQGLGITPLHSLGNPDQSYSLFCTYTRQKDQGPEQRDMTMGPLKDQGLEPNMNPVPHAIQGPQIGPSGDQSTNGVSSHISQSENDDGKREELVRDIMDKDKSLVDILNQSKMKTTMDLMEGIFPQEEQLLEESQQRRKAAPKKMSPRNSVEKKEEESLGQGTALVTNSTYYSTSVPKAELLIKMKDMQEQSVEHISEEELEEDNENDLSGKKHELIDSLSRKLQVLREAQQSLQEDVQDNNALGEDVEAIVQVVCKPNELDKFRMFVGDLDKVVNLLLSLSGRLARVENALNSLEEDASLEERRTLTEKRKLLIRQHEDAKELKENLDRRERVVYEFLASYLPEERMADYEHFVKMKSALIIEQRKLEDKIKLGEEQLKCLMDSLPLDQRSFF, encoded by the exons ATGAAGCTTGTGAGTCT GTTAAATGAAATGGTACAAAGCGAACTCGTATGCAAGGAGAAACCAGAACCACCCACTCCTGTTTTGACTAAAGACCCTTCGGATCCACCAACCGGTCACCTTAAACCTGCACTGCAGTTTTCTGACGTTGGCACTCGCAGTGAACCGGCTGCCCTTACCAAAAATAAGAGCTCTGTTCTCGTGCCCCATCTGGATAAGTACAAATGCCCTGAGGGCACACCTCCTCCTTTTGGCACGTTTCAGGAGGTCCAGTCTGGATCACGAGGAGGAGTCTTGGCTTCACTTTCTCCTGTCAACAGTCAAAGCCCCGCCCCTGTCTCAGCCCAAGTTCCCTGGAAGAGCAGCAAAGGACCAATCAGGGAGGAGGAGCTTGTGCCTCCTCCCTTTCCACCTCCTCCCCCTCCTGTTGCCCTGCCCACCCAAGAAACCACTGGCTTGACCCAGCCCACCATGGAGGGCCAGCGTTCACCCTCACCCCAGTTCGCTCCCCAGAGGCTGACTGACAAGCCCCCTGTTTCTGTCTCTATACAGGATGAAGCTCCTGGAAG GATGGATAGGGTTACAGATGAAGCAACATCAGTGAAAAAAGTGCCCATTAAGATTGTCCACTCAGAGAGCGACACAGAAAAAGAAAGTCGACAGTTCCTCGACCTGCCCAGCGACACCCTGCTCAGCTCCCAGGGACTTGGGATAACTCCTCTTCACAGTTTAGGAAACCCGGATCAGTCGTACTCTCTTTTCTGTACTTACACGAGGCAAAAGGACCAGGGGCCTGAACAAAGAGACATGACCATGGGCCCTCTGAAAGACCAGGGGCTGGAACCCAACATGAACCCAGTACCTCACGCAATACAAGGACCACAGATCGGCCCGTCAGGCGATCAGAGCACCAATGGAGTATCTTCACATATATCTCAGTCTGAGAATGATGATGGCAAGAGAGAGGAGCTGGTGAGGGACATAATGGACAAAGATAAATCCctggtggacattttaaaccagAGTAAAATGAAGACTACCATGGATCTGATGGAGGGGATTTTTCCTCAGGAAGAGCAGCTGCTGGAGGAGTCCCAACAGCGCAGGAAAGCTGCACCTAAAAAGATGTCCCCACGCAACTCTGTGGAGAA GAAGGAAGAAGAAAGCCTGGGGCAAGGCACTGCTTTAGTGACTAATTCCACCTACTACAGTACATCTGTGCCTAAAGCAGAGCTGCTGATAAAGATGAAGGACATGCAGGAACAAAGCGTTGAACACATCTCAGAAGAAGAGTTAGAGGAGGACAATGAAAACGATCTCTCCGGCAAGAAG CACGAGTTGATTGACAGCCTCAGCAGGAAGCTGCAGGTGCTAAGGGAAGCTCAACAGAGTCTACAAGAGGACGTTCAGGACAACAATGCTCTTGGGGAGGATGTGGAGGCCATCGTACAGGTTGTCTGCAAGCCTAATGAGCTGGACAAGTTCCGAATGTTTGTCGGCGACCTTGATAAAGTGGTCAACCTTCTGCTGTCACTGTCCGGACGCCTGGCCAGAGTGGAGAATGCGCTAAACAGCCTGGAGGAAGATGCTTCGCTGGAGGAGAGG CGCACATTGACAGAGAAACGTAAACTGCTGATCCGCCAACACGAGGACGCCAAGGAACTGAAAGAGAACCTTGACAGGAGAGAGCGTGTGGTCTACGAGTTCCTTGCCAGCTACCTGCCGGAGGAGAGGATGGCTGACTATGAGCACTTTGTGAAGATGAAATCAGCTCTCATTATTGAGCAGCGAAAACTCGAGGATAAGATAAAACTCGGTGAAGAGCAGCTCAAGTGCCTGATGGACAGTCTGCCGCTGGACCAAAGAAGTTTCTTCTGA